Proteins from a single region of Nocardioides anomalus:
- the fliG gene encoding flagellar motor switch protein FliG — protein sequence MTALSPAGPVAVGLSAQGVRKAAVLLVQLGREQASAVLARLSDAEVEAVTAEIARLESVSPEEGEGVLEEFRELARARQHMAQGGMSVARQLLEETLGADRAGEIVDRLSAAAVQSPFHFLHNADPAQLRSFIADEHPQVIALVIAHLNPDKASLLLSGLDPEKQAKVAHRIAVMDRTSPDIVKAVETTLERKLSSMLQPTGASRVGGVTPLVNIINRSDRSTERQIVEGLEALDPALADEVRSRMFMFEDIVSIDDRSMQQVLRLVDTAELAYALKGVAPAVREKILTNMSERAAATLLEEVELLGSVRLAQVEEAQQGVIRAIRQLEEEGKITIRRGGDDDFVE from the coding sequence GTGACCGCGCTGTCCCCCGCCGGCCCGGTCGCGGTCGGCCTGTCGGCCCAGGGCGTCCGCAAGGCCGCCGTCCTGCTCGTCCAGCTCGGTCGGGAGCAGGCCTCGGCCGTCCTCGCCCGGCTCTCCGACGCCGAGGTCGAGGCGGTCACCGCCGAGATCGCCCGGCTCGAGTCCGTCAGCCCCGAGGAGGGCGAGGGCGTGCTGGAGGAGTTCCGCGAGCTGGCCCGCGCCCGCCAGCACATGGCCCAGGGCGGGATGAGCGTGGCCCGGCAGCTGCTCGAGGAGACGCTCGGCGCCGACCGGGCCGGTGAGATCGTGGACCGGCTCAGCGCCGCCGCGGTGCAGTCGCCGTTCCACTTCCTGCACAACGCCGACCCGGCCCAGCTGCGCTCGTTCATCGCCGACGAGCACCCGCAGGTCATCGCCCTGGTCATCGCCCACCTCAACCCGGACAAGGCCTCGCTGCTGCTGTCCGGTCTGGACCCGGAGAAGCAGGCCAAGGTCGCCCACCGGATCGCGGTGATGGACCGCACCTCCCCCGACATCGTCAAGGCGGTGGAGACCACCCTGGAGCGCAAGCTCTCCTCGATGCTCCAGCCGACCGGGGCGTCGCGGGTGGGTGGGGTGACCCCCCTGGTCAACATCATCAACCGCTCCGACCGGTCCACCGAGCGCCAGATCGTCGAGGGACTCGAGGCCCTGGACCCGGCGCTGGCCGACGAGGTCCGCAGCCGGATGTTCATGTTCGAGGACATCGTCAGCATCGACGACCGCTCGATGCAGCAGGTGCTGCGCCTGGTCGACACCGCCGAGCTGGCCTACGCGCTCAAGGGCGTCGCGCCGGCGGTGCGGGAGAAGATCCTGACCAACATGTCCGAGCGCGCCGCGGCGACGCTGCTCGAGGAGGTCGAGCTGCTCGGCTCGGTCCGCCTGGCCCAGGTCGAGGAGGCCCAGCAGGGCGTCATCCGGGCCATCCGCCAGCTGGAGGAAGAAGGCAAGATCACGATCCGCCGCGGAGGTGACGATGACTTCGTCGAATGA
- a CDS encoding FliH/SctL family protein: MTSSNEFRPLPTPELRTGDLTRFGGSTVLGDEVTEHALSSLVEQARTAARSQGYSVGWAEGRRDAAAAAAREAEEREAAARAAREHDESRHKDVLQALTRATEGVVQAVTEAQSAVHAQAVELARELTEAMVGHELRASDAAGQTAAEVVMRVLGEAPTGQPFVLRVHPLVADTSALAELAEAGVRIVPDALLAAHDAIVEVDHRLLDLRISAAIERVREVLT; the protein is encoded by the coding sequence ATGACTTCGTCGAATGAGTTCCGTCCGTTGCCGACGCCCGAGCTGCGCACCGGCGACCTGACCCGCTTCGGCGGCTCGACCGTCCTCGGCGACGAGGTCACCGAGCACGCGCTGTCCTCGCTGGTCGAGCAGGCCCGCACCGCTGCGCGCTCCCAGGGGTACTCGGTGGGCTGGGCCGAGGGGCGCCGCGACGCGGCGGCCGCGGCGGCCCGCGAGGCCGAGGAGCGCGAGGCCGCGGCCCGGGCCGCCCGCGAGCACGACGAGTCGCGTCACAAGGACGTCCTGCAGGCGCTCACCCGCGCCACCGAGGGCGTCGTCCAGGCCGTGACCGAGGCCCAGAGCGCGGTGCACGCCCAGGCCGTCGAGCTGGCCCGCGAGCTGACCGAGGCCATGGTCGGCCACGAGCTGCGCGCCTCCGACGCAGCGGGTCAGACCGCGGCCGAGGTCGTCATGCGGGTGCTCGGCGAGGCGCCGACCGGCCAGCCGTTCGTGCTCCGGGTCCACCCGCTCGTCGCCGACACCTCCGCGCTGGCCGAGCTCGCCGAGGCCGGCGTCCGGATCGTGCCGGACGCCCTGCTCGCGGCCCACGACGCGATCGTGGAGGTCGACCACCGGCTGCTCGACCTGCGCATCTCGGCCGCGATCGAGCGGGTCCGGGAGGTGCTGACGTGA
- the fliF gene encoding flagellar basal-body MS-ring/collar protein FliF: MRDQVTRALGRGRSTFAGFTTGQKAVTVLGTLALLLGGFLVFRWASTPSYGPLYSNLSASDASAVVDQLDTQGTPYELTDGGSTVMVPRDQVYATRIALSGEGLPADSDNQGYSILDDQGMSLSQDQQDVNFKRAMEGELSKTIEAIDGVETAVVHLAIPQKEVFAEEQDPVTASVLVKTRPGSTLDPEQVQAVVNLVASSVDGLDPDQVTVADATGAVLSAPGQTTGDSSRNQMVTDVQDQYRGKLQAMLDRVLGAGNSTVQVTAVLDFDDAVVETTDYSVAEGVPPRSQSSSSETYNGPGSASQVGGVVGTDGNTEVGAGGSADSSYQSTTTTQDNAIDKRTERRASAPGSIESLNVGVALDSAALARAGIDPTEVRSLVVATAGIDKARGDKVAINELTFDRTSEEAAAKALKAADADQAAADRQQLYRNIGLGVLVALMVLLAVLTARRRAKKREETTAYLVEQLRADQLGRVTATQIMEPSPAELALAESDASRGRHMKAEIDDLIARQPDDVAALLRGWLAERP, encoded by the coding sequence ATGCGCGACCAGGTCACCCGCGCCCTGGGGCGCGGGCGCAGCACGTTCGCCGGGTTCACCACCGGGCAGAAGGCGGTCACGGTGCTCGGCACCCTGGCACTGCTGCTCGGCGGCTTCCTGGTGTTCCGCTGGGCCTCCACCCCGAGCTACGGCCCGCTCTACTCCAACCTGTCCGCCAGCGACGCCTCGGCGGTCGTCGACCAGCTCGACACCCAGGGCACGCCGTACGAGCTCACCGACGGCGGCAGCACGGTCATGGTCCCGCGCGACCAGGTCTACGCGACCCGGATCGCGCTGAGCGGCGAGGGGCTGCCGGCCGACTCCGACAACCAGGGCTACTCGATCCTCGACGACCAGGGCATGTCGCTCTCGCAGGACCAGCAGGACGTGAACTTCAAGCGGGCCATGGAGGGCGAGCTCAGCAAGACCATCGAGGCCATCGACGGCGTCGAGACCGCGGTCGTGCACCTGGCGATCCCCCAGAAGGAGGTGTTCGCCGAGGAGCAGGACCCGGTGACCGCGTCGGTGCTCGTCAAGACCCGCCCCGGGTCGACCCTCGACCCCGAGCAGGTGCAGGCGGTGGTCAACCTGGTCGCCTCCAGCGTCGACGGCCTCGACCCCGACCAGGTCACCGTGGCCGACGCCACCGGCGCCGTGCTCAGCGCCCCGGGTCAGACCACCGGCGACAGCTCGCGCAACCAGATGGTCACCGACGTGCAGGACCAGTACCGCGGCAAGCTCCAGGCGATGCTCGACCGGGTCCTGGGCGCGGGGAACTCCACGGTCCAGGTCACCGCCGTGCTCGACTTCGACGACGCGGTCGTGGAGACCACCGACTACTCGGTCGCCGAGGGCGTGCCGCCGCGCTCGCAGAGCAGCAGCAGCGAGACCTACAACGGCCCCGGCAGCGCCTCGCAGGTCGGTGGCGTGGTCGGCACGGACGGCAACACCGAGGTGGGCGCCGGCGGCTCGGCCGACTCGAGCTACCAGTCGACCACCACGACCCAGGACAACGCGATCGACAAGCGCACCGAGCGCCGGGCGTCCGCGCCGGGCTCGATCGAGAGCCTGAACGTCGGCGTCGCCCTCGACTCCGCCGCCCTGGCTCGGGCCGGCATCGACCCGACCGAGGTGCGCAGCCTGGTCGTCGCCACCGCCGGCATCGACAAGGCCCGCGGTGACAAGGTCGCGATCAACGAGCTGACCTTCGACCGCACCTCCGAGGAGGCGGCGGCCAAGGCGCTCAAGGCGGCCGACGCGGACCAGGCCGCGGCCGACCGCCAGCAGCTCTACCGCAACATCGGCCTCGGCGTGCTGGTCGCGCTCATGGTGCTCCTCGCCGTGCTCACGGCCCGCCGCCGGGCCAAGAAGCGCGAGGAGACCACGGCCTACCTCGTCGAGCAGCTGCGCGCCGACCAGCTCGGGCGCGTGACCGCGACCCAGATCATGGAGCCCAGCCCCGCCGAGCTCGCGCTGGCCGAGTCCGACGCCTCACGCGGTCGCCACATGAAGGCCGAGATCGACGACCTCATCGCGCGGCAGCCCGACGACGTGGCCGCCCTCCTCCGCGGCTGGCTGGCGGAGCGCCCGTGA